One region of Thiorhodovibrio frisius genomic DNA includes:
- the glnD gene encoding [protein-PII] uridylyltransferase, which yields MTPDAIVHQPLTSDERDRLASATPEQCVRVFKELLAQATGRLSEAFDAAVPVGALANARSHLIDELLIQAWQHFGPHDAQAALIAVGGYGREELMPASDIDLLMLVAPEAVATTAESLSAFLTFLWDIRLEVGHAVRTPAECQTQARADVTVITNLIEARLITGSASLFAEMQQAIAPERIWPSEAFFDAKCHEQRARWQKYGDTAYNLEPNIKENPGGLRDIQMIAWVTKRHFGTTAFEELVRHGFLTQTEYFTLIESQALLWRIRFALHRLAGRREDRLLFDYQRTLAAEFGFSDTEADLAVEQFMQQYYRAVMELNRLNEMLLQLFREAIVLHDHIGPPQPINKRFQSRSGYLEVTHDQVFNRSPFALLELFHILQLHPELKGVRASTIRQVRESRHRIDDVFREDLRARSLFMEIFRHPTGLSRVLTRMNRYGVLAHYIPAFANIVGRMQYDLFHVYTVDEHTLMLVRNLRRFSVSQHDHEFPLCSAIARRIPKRELLYLGGLFHDVAKGRGGDHSQLGARDAWDFCQLHHLSEYDSRLVVWLVETHLLMSLTAQRKDIRDSDVIQEFATLVGDVNRLNYLYLLTVADSRATNPKRWNSWKDALLRELYLSTRNALERGLDNPQAQDDLIEQKQTEAMRILARAGVEAEQCRDLWHKLSADFFAPAAPEEIAWQTEQILASERLGLPLVAIRSLAPRGCSEIFIHARDGKNLFVRTTALLDQLGLNIVDARITTTDDGGAMNSFQVLGADGLPVPQGEETDELCALLHRELEQLDNDKFEVARRLPRQHHHFPIETRVSFNDDPKRQRTMMRLVTLDRPGLLAEVGSVFASCDIRLQSAKIATVGAEVDDVFFITTLADEPIRCETVLACLRQEIHRRLEKSPARA from the coding sequence ATGACCCCAGACGCCATCGTCCACCAGCCGCTAACCTCTGATGAGCGCGACCGCCTCGCGAGCGCTACACCTGAGCAGTGCGTTCGCGTCTTCAAGGAGCTCCTCGCGCAAGCGACCGGGCGCCTGTCCGAGGCCTTCGATGCGGCGGTACCGGTGGGCGCGCTGGCCAATGCCCGCAGCCACCTGATCGACGAACTGCTGATCCAGGCATGGCAACACTTTGGCCCGCATGACGCCCAGGCCGCGCTGATCGCGGTTGGCGGCTACGGGCGCGAGGAACTGATGCCCGCCTCGGACATCGATCTGCTGATGCTGGTGGCGCCCGAGGCGGTCGCAACCACAGCCGAATCCTTGAGCGCCTTCCTCACCTTTTTGTGGGACATTCGCCTGGAAGTCGGTCATGCGGTCAGGACGCCAGCCGAGTGCCAAACCCAGGCGCGCGCCGATGTGACCGTGATCACCAACCTGATCGAAGCGCGGCTAATCACCGGCAGCGCAAGCTTGTTTGCCGAGATGCAGCAGGCGATTGCGCCCGAGCGAATCTGGCCGAGCGAGGCCTTTTTCGACGCCAAATGCCACGAACAGCGCGCGCGTTGGCAAAAATACGGCGACACCGCCTACAACCTCGAGCCCAACATCAAAGAGAACCCGGGCGGACTGCGCGACATTCAGATGATTGCCTGGGTCACCAAGCGTCACTTTGGCACCACCGCCTTCGAGGAACTGGTCCGCCATGGTTTTCTGACCCAGACCGAGTATTTCACCCTGATTGAAAGTCAGGCGCTACTGTGGCGCATTCGCTTCGCGCTGCACCGGCTCGCCGGACGGCGCGAAGACCGGCTGCTGTTCGACTACCAGCGCACCCTGGCGGCCGAATTCGGCTTTTCCGACACCGAAGCCGACCTCGCCGTCGAACAGTTCATGCAGCAGTACTATCGCGCCGTGATGGAGCTCAATCGGCTCAATGAAATGCTGCTGCAGCTGTTCCGCGAGGCCATCGTGCTGCACGATCACATCGGCCCGCCGCAGCCGATCAACAAACGCTTTCAATCCCGCAGCGGTTACCTGGAAGTCACCCACGATCAGGTTTTCAACCGCTCCCCCTTCGCGTTGCTAGAGCTTTTTCACATCCTGCAACTTCATCCCGAGCTCAAAGGCGTGCGCGCCAGCACCATCCGCCAGGTGCGCGAGAGTCGCCATCGCATCGATGATGTTTTTCGCGAGGATCTGCGCGCCCGCAGCCTGTTCATGGAGATTTTTCGCCATCCAACCGGGCTCAGCCGGGTGCTAACGCGCATGAACCGCTACGGCGTGTTGGCGCACTACATCCCCGCCTTTGCCAACATTGTTGGGCGCATGCAGTATGACCTCTTTCACGTCTACACCGTGGACGAGCACACCCTGATGCTGGTGCGCAATCTGCGCCGCTTCAGCGTCAGCCAGCATGATCACGAGTTTCCGCTGTGCAGCGCCATCGCCCGACGCATCCCCAAGCGCGAACTGCTTTACCTGGGCGGACTCTTCCACGACGTCGCCAAGGGGCGCGGTGGCGATCATTCCCAGCTCGGTGCCCGCGATGCTTGGGATTTCTGCCAACTACACCATTTAAGCGAGTACGACAGCCGCCTGGTGGTCTGGCTGGTCGAGACCCACCTGCTAATGTCCCTGACCGCGCAGCGTAAGGACATCCGCGACTCGGATGTGATTCAGGAATTCGCCACCCTGGTCGGCGATGTCAATCGGCTGAATTATCTCTACCTGCTCACCGTGGCCGATTCGCGCGCCACCAACCCCAAGCGCTGGAACTCCTGGAAAGATGCCCTGCTGCGCGAACTCTACCTGAGCACCCGCAATGCGCTCGAGCGCGGTCTGGATAATCCCCAGGCGCAGGATGATCTGATCGAGCAGAAACAAACCGAGGCCATGCGCATCCTCGCCCGCGCCGGCGTCGAGGCTGAGCAGTGCCGCGACCTGTGGCACAAACTCAGCGCCGACTTCTTCGCCCCCGCCGCGCCTGAGGAGATTGCCTGGCAAACCGAGCAAATCCTCGCGAGCGAGCGCCTCGGCCTGCCGCTGGTGGCCATCCGCTCGCTGGCACCGCGCGGCTGTAGCGAGATCTTCATCCATGCCCGCGACGGCAAGAATTTGTTCGTGCGCACCACGGCGCTGCTCGATCAACTCGGCCTAAATATCGTCGATGCCCGCATCACCACCACGGACGACGGCGGCGCCATGAACAGCTTCCAGGTGCTCGGCGCCGATGGTCTTCCCGTTCCTCAGGGAGAGGAGACTGACGAACTCTGTGCCCTGCTACATCGCGAACTCGAACAACTCGACAACGACAAGTTCGAGGTCGCCCGGCGCCTGCCGCGCCAGCATCATCATTTCCCGATCGAAACCCGGGTCAGCTTCAACGACGACCCCAAACGCCAGCGCACCATGATGCGCCTGGTCACCCTCGATCGCCCCGGCCTGCTGGCCGAGGTCGGCAGCGTCTTTGCAAGCTGCGACATCCGCCTGCAAAGCGCCAAGATCGCCACCGTCGGCGCAGAGGTGGACGATGTGTTCTTCATCACCACCCTGGCCGACGAACCCATCCGCTGCGAAACCGTACTGGCCTGCCTGCGCCAGGAAATCCATCGGCGACTGGAAAAATCGCCGGCGCGAGCTTAA
- the map gene encoding type I methionyl aminopeptidase, with product MSVTIKTPAEIEKMRIAGRLAAEVLDMIGEHIEPGVTTEELDRLCHEFIIKKQKAIPAPLHYRGFPKSICTSVNNQVCHGIPSQKRLKKGDVLNIDITVIKDGYHGDTSKMFTVGPPSVLASRLIDVTQQAMRAGIEAVRPGVTLGDIGYAVQRVVESNKFSVVREYCGHGIGRQFHEEPQVLHYGKPGDGLVLQPGMCFTIEPMVNAGKRFIKLLPDGWTVVTKDRSLSAQWEHTILVTASGHDILTLREEERAQMEAA from the coding sequence ATGAGTGTTACCATCAAAACCCCCGCCGAAATCGAAAAAATGCGCATCGCCGGCCGGCTCGCGGCTGAGGTGCTCGACATGATCGGCGAACACATCGAGCCTGGCGTCACCACCGAGGAACTTGACCGCCTCTGCCATGAGTTCATCATCAAAAAGCAGAAGGCCATTCCCGCGCCACTGCACTATCGCGGCTTTCCCAAGTCCATCTGCACCTCGGTCAACAACCAGGTGTGCCACGGCATTCCGTCGCAAAAACGCCTGAAAAAAGGCGACGTGCTCAATATCGACATTACCGTCATCAAAGACGGCTATCATGGCGATACCAGCAAGATGTTCACCGTCGGCCCACCCTCGGTGCTGGCCAGCCGGCTGATTGATGTCACCCAACAGGCGATGCGCGCGGGTATCGAGGCCGTGCGCCCCGGCGTCACTCTCGGCGACATCGGTTATGCCGTGCAGCGGGTGGTCGAAAGCAATAAGTTTTCCGTGGTGCGCGAATACTGCGGCCATGGCATTGGTCGGCAGTTCCACGAGGAGCCCCAGGTGCTGCACTATGGCAAGCCCGGGGATGGCCTGGTGCTGCAGCCTGGCATGTGCTTTACCATCGAGCCCATGGTGAATGCGGGCAAACGCTTTATCAAACTGCTGCCCGATGGCTGGACGGTTGTCACCAAGGACCGCAGCCTCTCAGCGCAATGGGAACACACCATTCTGGTCACCGCCAGCGGTCATGACATCCTCACCCTGCGCGAAGAAGAGCGCGCCCAGATGGAAGCCGCCTGA
- the rpsB gene encoding 30S ribosomal protein S2 — MTDVSMRQMLQAGVHFGHQTRYWNPKMGAYIFGHRNKIHIINLERTLPLFQDAMNYLGKLASNGGRILFVGTKRAAHDPVREEAQRCGMPYVNHRWLGGMLTNFQTVRKSIQRLKELEAMFEDGSIERFGKKEALTLSRERDKLDLSLGGIKNMANLPDALFVIDVGHERIAITEANKLGIPIVGVVDTNNDPGSVDYVIPGNDDAIRAVRLYIESAASAILDGRQTAAAMAGGRNADGAEFLPEAEPAATEEAAAS, encoded by the coding sequence ATGACAGACGTTTCCATGCGCCAGATGCTACAGGCTGGCGTGCATTTCGGGCATCAAACTCGCTACTGGAACCCGAAGATGGGTGCTTACATCTTCGGCCATCGCAACAAAATTCACATCATCAACCTGGAGCGGACCCTGCCGCTGTTTCAGGACGCGATGAATTATCTCGGCAAGCTCGCATCCAATGGTGGGCGCATTCTCTTCGTCGGCACCAAGCGCGCCGCGCACGATCCTGTCCGTGAGGAGGCGCAGCGCTGTGGGATGCCTTATGTGAACCATCGCTGGCTCGGCGGCATGCTGACCAACTTCCAGACAGTGCGCAAATCCATCCAACGGCTGAAGGAACTCGAGGCCATGTTCGAGGACGGCAGCATTGAGCGCTTCGGCAAAAAGGAGGCGCTGACGCTGAGTCGCGAGCGGGACAAACTTGACCTGAGCCTGGGCGGCATCAAGAACATGGCAAATCTGCCGGATGCGCTCTTCGTCATTGATGTTGGCCATGAGCGCATCGCGATCACCGAGGCGAACAAGCTTGGCATTCCTATTGTCGGCGTGGTCGACACCAATAATGACCCGGGCTCGGTGGATTATGTGATCCCGGGCAATGACGATGCTATTCGCGCCGTGCGCTTGTACATTGAGTCGGCCGCTTCGGCTATTCTGGACGGTCGCCAGACCGCTGCGGCCATGGCCGGTGGTCGCAATGCCGATGGCGCTGAGTTCTTGCCCGAGGCCGAGCCGGCTGCGACTGAGGAAGCTGCTGCGTCCTGA
- the tsf gene encoding translation elongation factor Ts: MAITASLVKELRERTGAGMMECKKALVETAGDIDAAIEAMRKSGQAKAAKKAGRTAADGVVEIRVSDDGKQAVVLEINSETDFVAKDENFAAFAAAAADAALAADVEDAAALAALTLASGETVDAAREALIAKVGENIQLRRLLRFSNCEGRLHHYRHGTRIGVVVELIDGDEMLGRDIAMHIAATNPGWVSEDQVPADAVAKEREIFRAQALDSGKPENIIDKITEGRVRKFFEEVTLHGQAFVKDAEQSVGQLLKKAGAKVKRFARFEVGEGIEKKTENFAEEVQAQARGA; this comes from the coding sequence ATGGCAATCACGGCCAGTCTGGTCAAAGAGCTTCGGGAACGCACCGGGGCTGGAATGATGGAATGCAAAAAGGCGCTGGTGGAAACCGCCGGCGACATTGATGCCGCAATTGAGGCTATGCGCAAGTCGGGGCAGGCCAAGGCAGCCAAAAAGGCTGGGCGCACCGCCGCCGACGGTGTGGTGGAAATTCGCGTTTCCGACGATGGCAAGCAGGCCGTGGTGCTGGAGATCAACAGCGAGACCGACTTTGTTGCCAAGGACGAGAACTTCGCCGCCTTCGCCGCCGCCGCCGCAGATGCCGCGCTGGCGGCCGATGTTGAGGATGCCGCCGCTCTGGCTGCACTGACCCTGGCCTCGGGTGAGACCGTCGACGCCGCGCGCGAGGCGCTGATCGCCAAGGTGGGCGAGAACATTCAGCTGCGTCGTTTGCTGCGCTTCAGCAACTGCGAGGGTCGCTTGCATCATTATCGCCACGGCACCCGCATCGGCGTGGTGGTTGAACTGATTGACGGCGATGAGATGCTTGGCCGCGACATCGCCATGCACATCGCCGCCACTAATCCGGGCTGGGTGAGCGAGGATCAGGTGCCTGCTGATGCCGTGGCCAAGGAGCGCGAGATTTTTCGCGCCCAGGCGCTCGACAGTGGCAAGCCCGAGAACATCATCGATAAAATCACCGAGGGACGGGTGCGCAAATTCTTTGAGGAAGTTACCCTGCACGGCCAGGCCTTCGTCAAGGACGCTGAGCAGAGCGTCGGCCAGTTGCTGAAAAAGGCCGGCGCCAAGGTCAAGCGCTTTGCGCGCTTCGAAGTCGGCGAAGGCATCGAGAAGAAAACCGAGAATTTTGCCGAGGAAGTCCAGGCCCAAGCGCGCGGCGCCTAA